In Leptodactylus fuscus isolate aLepFus1 chromosome 2, aLepFus1.hap2, whole genome shotgun sequence, one genomic interval encodes:
- the LOC142194236 gene encoding serine/threonine-protein kinase SBK1-like has protein sequence MSHSQIVAVKMQAKKKTPVDNFLLEYGISLTLSCHPHIIQTHEIVFHTPKEFVFIQELAPAGTLQSIIEPQVGMQEDMVKRCVPQIASALEFIHSRGMVHQDLKLDNILLMDTECHCIKLADFGLTRLQSTYVPTVSWVNPYTAPEFLRRRPGDQLLLQSSLDVWSFGVLVFTALNGFFPWREAAGRDANYTEFAWWQGRKDLSIVPQTWKKVSVEARRMFLNLLAINPSDRCSAMDILNYLHLPWNAEEPSEHMADIPSPHQ, from the exons ATGTCGCATA GTCAGATCGTCGCGGTCAAAATGCAAGCCAAGAAGAAGACCCCGGTGGATAACTTCCTCCTGGAGTACGGCATCTCCCTCACCCTCAGCTGTCACCCGCACATCATCCAGACACACGAGATCGTCTTCCACACCCCTAAGGAGTTTGTATTCATTCAGGAATTGGCCCCGGCAGGGACTCTTCAGTCCATCATTGAACCTCAG GTCGGGATGCAGGAGGACATGGTGAAGCGTTGCGTCCCACAGATAGCCAGCGCTCTGGAGTTCATACACAGCCGAGGAATGGTCCATCAAGACCTCAAGCTAGATAACATTCTTCTGATGGACACCGAGTGTCATTGCATTAAACTGGCAGACTTTGGACTCACCCGGCTCCAGAGTACATATGTCCCTACTGTTTCCTGGGTGAACCCTTACACTGCCCCAGAATTCTTACGGAGGAGACCAGGAGATCAGCTACTACTACAGTCCAGCCTTGATGTGTGGTCTTTTGGTGTTCTCGTGTTCACTGCCCTTAATGGATTCTTCCCTTGGCGAGAAGCGGCGGGACGTGATGCCAACTACACAGAATTTGCCTGGTGGCAGGGGAGAAAGGACCTTTCAATAGTACCACAAACATGGAAGAAAGTCTCAGTGGAAGCCAGAAGAATGTTTTTGAATTTATTGGCCATAAATCCTTCTGATCGGTGCTCAGCCATGGACATCCTGAACTATCTTCACCTACCATGGAATGCTGAGGAGCCTTCAGAGCACATGGCAGATATTCCATCTCCACACCAGTGA
- the LOC142196234 gene encoding serine/threonine-protein kinase SBK1-like has protein sequence MSPPSTISSLLLDINHLSDIQCTLYKRTPSVTIISSRRSRDLQASSVRMAAQISDVTKNMAKHLLNLVSETSKNLRMKDVADHFELLQELGSGSYGSVFMGRHKHSGQIVAVKMQAKEKTAVDNFLLEYGISLTLSCHPHIIQTHEIVFHTPKEFVFIQELAPAGTLQFIIKPKVGMQEDMVKRCVPQIASALEFIHSRGMVHRDLKLDNILLMDAECHHIKLADFGLARLQGTHVPTVSWLKPYTAPELLRRRPGDQLLLQSSFDMWSFGVLVFTALNGFFPWQEALGRDANYKKFAWWQMRKDPSKAPEKWKKVSVEARRMFWNLLSVNPDRGSAMDILKYLHLPWKVEEPSEDMADIPAPYRPITAPIHPWVSGLACSLIPERNPLQIINSSHLDQFNVEAMASIEQLLEQLRTAADVHGEAWLQGQLAGEEGHPVVLLLVLFPIPVDIFAEMEKATTEASRVQDLQLVGTQLLRSRWERFPSLAPRAEKVGIPCPPELWELVCEERGS, from the exons atgtcccctccatctacaATCTCCTCCCTCCTCCTGGATATAAACCATCTCAGTGACATCCAGTGCACATTGTACAAGAGGACTCCATCAGTGACCATCATCTCTTCCAGGAGGAGCAGAGATCTTCAGGCTTCATCTGTAAG AATGGCCGCCCAAATCAGTGACGTGACCAAGAACATGGCAAAACATCTGCTGAATCTGGTTTCAGAGACATCTAAGAACCTCAGGATGAAGGATGTGGCCGACCACTTTGAGCTCTTGCAAGAACTCGGATCGGGATCTTATGGATCGGTCTTCATGGGAAGACACAAACACTCAG GTCAGATCGTTGCGGTCAAAATGCAAGCCAAGGAGAAGACCGCGGTGGATAACTTCCTCCTGGAGTACGGCATCTCCCTCACCCTCAGCTGTCACCCGCACATCATCCAGACACACGAGATCGTCTTCCACACCCCTAAGGAGTTTGTATTCATTCAGGAATTGGCCCCGGCAGGGACTCTTCAGTTCATCATTAAACCTAAG GTCGGGATGCAGGAGGACATGGTGAAGCGTTGCGTCCCACAGATAGCCAGCGCTCTGGAGTTCATACACAGCAGAGGAATGGTCCATCGAGACCTCAAGCTAGATAACATTCTTCTGATGGACGCCGAGTGTCATCACATTAAACTGGCAGACTTTGGACTCGCCCGGCTCCAGGGCACACATGTCCCTACTGTTTCCTGGCTTAAACCTTACACCGCCCCAGAACTCTTACGGAGGAGACCAGGAGATCAGCTACTACTACAGTCCAGCTTTGACATGTGGTCTTTTGGTGTTCTCGTGTTCACTGCCCTTAATGGATTCTTCCCCTGGCAAGAGGCGCTGGGACGTGATGCCAACTACAAAAAATTTGCCTGGTGGCAGATGAGAAAGGACCCTTCAAAAGCACCAGAAAAGTGGAAGAAAGTCTCAGTGGAAGCCAGAAGAATGTTTTGGAATTTATTGTCCGTAAATCCTGATCGGGGCTCAGCCATGGATATCCTGAAATATCTTCACCTACCATGGAAAGTGGAGGAGCCTTCAGAAGACATGGCAGATATACCAGCACCCTACCG TCCGATTACTGCTCCTATACACCCCTGGGTGTCCGGTCTTGCCTGCTCCCTGAtaccagagaggaaccctctgcaaATCATTAATTCCTCACATCTTGACCAG TTTAATGTAGAAGCTATGGCCTCCATCGAACAGCTCTTGGAGCAGCTCCGCACTGCTGCTGATGTCCACGGAGAGGCCTGGCTCCAGGGACAGCTTGCTGGG GAGGAGGGTCACCCAGTCGTCCTGCTGCTGGTCCTGTTTCCCATCCCAGTGGACATCTTTGCAGAGATGGAAAAGGCAACAACGGAGGCCAGCAGGGTGCAGGATCTGCaactggtgggcacacagctccTACGCAGTCGG TGGGAGCGGTTTCCATCCTTGGCTCCGAGGGCGGAGAAGGTGGGCATTCCTTGTCCTCCGGAATTATGGGAGCTGGTCTGCGAGGAGCGGGGCAGTTAA